The proteins below are encoded in one region of Synchiropus splendidus isolate RoL2022-P1 chromosome 13, RoL_Sspl_1.0, whole genome shotgun sequence:
- the LOC128769434 gene encoding zinc finger protein ZFP2-like, which translates to MSSSGVTLRTQIASIIDVLSKAAVSQIAKVVEDGMVVLRLEMCQRENEIKILKSNIEVLHRELKVARQRGAPRAELRGKDDAPGGSQNLRAAPDSTPIHPDQMIPPKCDVQVKTEPAEEAVGEKSGPSREDQKTQELPQWRPTTQEDPASKHFLHLGPGALQSLPVQESRLICGSPFQGGLSMGQHRNLYNAVRRRTVKRLMFKKGFLCPYCNKYFERSGHLERHKRIHTGEKPYRCDICGKRFNQNCSLKEHLKIHRRSLQTQPVEMETTQEEKSSTNPAPPEVQVSAMAEPTHPNQEETPVKVKSEPVEEKIPTPKPTEEAKEAEPENADEKLKKEDQKSSSQRPNGTEARTTDGSGGPGQSSDGSAGQSSMSLPGTLQLMPPHVEASASTFSFSGKQFRELNNNSMTQTFYGPVEPHDVWMDPLSHHQHQRFNSFQMVKPKKCFNCTYCGKIFERSGHLERHLRIHTGEKPYGCHICGRCFNQKCSLKGHMKTHRNGENSELQGAMFGMLADRPVENHGDSKRALLDGPFISSSYSESTSDHIVMVKLDGDGGEYSTPTRTQDGAAPPEHAFLLNAKKADGPADRSVRVFLNDMNFQLVPSSASGDWRDYSAQIRDLPFLNDKMKMEMLPGERYSLMAVPSGGSEPGDPHVAHELDSRHQDVFDFNVSGAGSYDDNSGGESSRQNCFICSTCGQSFDTFDLFERHSCKDFL; encoded by the exons ATGTCGAGCAGCGGCGTGACTCTGCGGACTCAGATCGCCTCCATCATCGACGTCCTCTCCAAAGCGGCCGTGTCTCAGATCGCCAAAGTTGTGGAGGATGGCATGGTGGTGCTGCGGCTGGAGATGTGTCAGCGAGAGAACGAGATCAAGATCCTCAAGAGCAACATCGAGGTGCTGCACCGGGAGCTGAAGGTGGCGCGGCAGAGGGGGGCGCCGAGAGCCGAGCTGCGGGGGAAGGACG ATGCACCAGGTGGCAGCCAGAATCTCCGGGCCGCACCTGACTCCACGCCCATCCATCCAGACCAAATGATTCCGCCCAAATGTGACGTCCAGGTGAAAACCGAACCAGCAGAAGAGGCAGTGGGTGAGAAGTCTGGACCGTCCAGAGAAGACCAGAAGACACAGGAGCTTCCTCAGTGGAGGCCCACGACACAAGAAGATCCCGCATCCAAACACTTCCTTCATTTAGGACCCGGCGCCCTGCAAAGTCTTCCCGTCCAGGAGTCCCGGCTGATCTGCGGCTCCCCCTTCCAGGGCGGTCTGTCCATGGGTCAGCACCGGAACCTGTACAACGCGGTGCGGCGGAGGACGGTGAAGAGGCTGATGTTCAAGAAGGGCTTCCTGTGTCCGTACTGTAACAAGTACTTTGAGCGCTCCGGGCACCTGGAGCGGCACAAGAGGATCCACACCGGAGAGAAACCGTACCGCTGCGACATCTGCGGGAAGCGCTTCAACCAGAACTGCAGCCTGAAGGAGCATCTGAAGATTCACCGCAGAT CTCTTCAGACCCAACCAGTCGAAATGGAGACGACTCAGGAGGAGAAGTCCAGTACCAATCCCGCTCCTCCAGAGGTCCAAGTCTCCGCCATGGCTGAACCCACTCACCCGAACCAAGAGGAAACGCCGGTGAAGGTGAAGTCAGAACCAGTGGAAGAGAAGATTCCGACACCAAAGCCAACGGAGGAGGCAAAAGAAGCCGAGCCAGAAAACGCTGATGAGAAACTGAAAAAAGAGGACCAGAAGTCCAGTTCTCAAAGACCGAACGGGACGGAGGCCAGGACCACAGATGGGTCTGGAGGTCCGGGCCAGAGCTCCGACGGTTCTGCCGGTCAGAGCTCCATGTCTCTCCCGGGAACGTTGCAGTTGATGCCGCCACATGTGGAAGCTTCTGCCAGCACCTtcagcttctcagggaagcagtTCAGAGaactcaacaacaacagcatgacCCAGACCTTCTACGGACCCGTGGAGCCGCACGACGTGTGGATGGACCCGCTGTCGCACCACCAGCACCAGAGATTCAACTCCTTCCAAATGGTCAAACCCAAAAAGTGCTTCAACTGCACGTACTGCGGGAAGATCTTCGAGCGCTCGGGTCACCTGGAGCGCCACCTCCGGATCCACACGGGAGAGAAACCGTACGGCTGCCACATCTGCGGCCGGTGCTTCAACCAGAAGTGCAgcctgaagggccacatgaaGACGCACCGTAACG GTGAGAACTCAGAGCTGCAGGGGGCCATGTTCGGCATGCTTGCCGATCGACCCGTGGAGAACCACGGTGATTCCAAGAGGGCTCTGTTGGACGGGCCGTTCATCAGCTCGTCGTACAGCGAGTCGACCTCGGACCACATCGTGATGGTGAAGCTGGACGGGGACGGCGGCGAGTATTCCACTCCGACCAGGACCCAGGACGGCGCCGCGCCTCCCGAGCACGCTTTCCTCCTCAACGCCAAGAAGGCCGACGGCCCGGCCGACCGCTCCGTCCGGGTCTTTCTGAACGACATGAACTTCCAACTGGTTCCGTCCTCGGCCTCCGGCGACTGGAGGGATTACTCGGCACAAATCAGGGATCTGCCTTTTCTAAACGACaaaatgaagatggagatgcTTCCCGGCGAGCGCTACTCGCTGATGGCGGTGCCGTCCGGGGGTTCGGAGCCCGGCGACCCGCACGTGGCGCACGAGCTCGACTCGCGGCACCAAGACGTCTTTGACTTCAACGTGAGCGGCGCGGGGAGCTACGACGACAACAGCGGCGGCGAGTCCAGCCGCCAGAACTGCTTCATCTGCTCCACCTGCGGTCAGAGTTTTGATACCTTCGATCTGTTCGAGCGACACAGCTGTAAAGACTTCCTCTGA
- the LOC128769800 gene encoding ATP-sensitive inward rectifier potassium channel 10: MTPATPPSSRSSSPQKVCHSQTQTDVLKPLLGGATSGGAALRKRRRVLSKDGRSNIRIEHVSGRGALYMRDLWTTFVDMQWRYKFFLFTATFAGTWFLFGVLWYLVALVHGDLLEFDPPSNHTPCVMQMQSLTGAFLFSLESQTTIGYGFRCITEECPAAIVLLIIQLVITMLMEIFITGTFLAKVARPKKRGETVKFSQHAVVSTHEGRPCLMIRVANMRKSLLIGCQVTGKLLQSSLTKEGETVRLDQRNVPFQVDTSSDSPFLILPLTFYHVIDDTSPLRAWAAKGGGWSDPELADFELLIIMSATIEPTSATCQVRTSYLPDEILWGYEFPPVVSLSPSGKYVADFAFFDKVAKTKTMPIFKPEGPKHAYQSNGGATVQETSNPEKIRLEQSYREDERGRGRDAPLSVRISNV, translated from the exons ATGACGCCTGCCACACCTCCGTCGTCCCGTAGCTCCTCTCCCCAGAAGGTTTGCCATTCCCAGACCCAGACGGATGTTTTGAAGCCGCTGCTGGGCGGAGCAACTAGCGGCGGGGCGGCGCTCAGGAAGAGGAGGCGTGTCCTGTCCAAAGATGGCCGCAGCAACATTCGTATTGAACACGTCAGCGGCCGTGGCGCCCTGTACATGCGAGACCTCTGGACGACGTTCGTGGACATGCAGTGGCGCTACAAGTTCTTCCTCTTCACCGCCACGTTCGCCGGGACCTGGTTCCTGTTCGGGGTGCTGTGGTACCTGGTGGCGCTGGTGCACGGAGACCTGCTGG AGTTCGACCCGCCGTCCAATCACACGCCGTGTGTGATGCAGATGCAGTCGCTAACAGGGGCCTTCCTCTTCTCGCTGGAGTCCCAGACCACCATTGGTTACGGGTTCCGCTGCATCACAGAGGAATGTCCGGCGGCCATCGTACTGCTCATCATCCAGCTGGTCATCACCATGCTGATGGAGATCTTCATCACCGGAACCTTCTTGGCcaag GTTGCTCGGCCAAAGAAGCGTGGCGAGACGGTGAAGTTCAGTCAGCACGCTGTGGTGTCCACCCACGAGGGCAGACCCTGTCTGATGATCCGAGTGGCGAACATGCGCAAGAGTCTCCTCATTGGCTGCCAG GTCACGGGGAAGTTGCTCCAGTCCTCTCTGACCAAGGAGGGCGAGACGGTTCGCCTTGACCAGAGGAACGTGCCTTTCCAAGTGGACACGTCGAGTGACAGCCCCTTCCTCATCCTCCCCCTCACGTTCTACCACGTCATCGACGACACCAGCCCTCTGAGAGCTTGGGCCGCCAAGG GTGGAGGTTGGTCCGACCCAGAGCTGGCCGACTTCGAGCTGCTCATCATCATGAGCGCTACAATAGAGCCGACGTCCGCCACCTGCCAGGTTCGCACCTCCTACCTTCCAGATGAGATCCTGTGGGGCTACGAGTTCCCCCCGGTCGTCTCCCTCTCGCCCTCCGGAAAGTACGTGGCGGACTTTGCCTTTTTTGACAAGGTGGCCAAGACAAAGACCATGCCCATATTTAAACCGGAGGGTCCCAAACATGCGTATCAGAGCAACGGAGGGGCAACTGTCCAAGAGACTTCAAACCCAGAGAAAATTCGCCTGGAGCAGAGCTACAGGGAGGATGAACGGGGGCGGGGCCGCGATGCCCCTCTGAGTGTCCGCATCAGCAATGTGTGA
- the LOC128769879 gene encoding zinc finger and SCAN domain-containing protein 5A-like, translated as MACIPFQTQLSSIMEVLVKAAVAEISKLVDDKCAFLHLEISRKQSENEQLKRKLQMMEERNAQQQRSFENYAEGGSDGGTCLDPTGEVKFPELEDATVSFTIKEESPDEALWISDSAEPGALQLRPPAGAEGSGPYQPEHRLSVPELPQQKAPGFSDPFHATVEAGSLRLTVKTEKDVERSGLSQEGCPHSTTKASSALPDFSLDDRENQLWSSIIEGSELDAGYPDFSSVVDEYSATFPDQAGVASDTVKSNGGYSSEYLKDMQPSSFPPRPPAEPCEPDRGRTAYAEQRVDGEATAREQVFKPPPPRGYMCSHCGKAFARVTQFKMHQQTHKRKRAFWCTVCGKNFQCLSHLSIHHRTHTGEKPYVCGECGKRFTQQSSLRVHQRTHSGERPYSCGQCGKTFILMHHLKRHRIIHSYS; from the exons ATGGCGTGCATCCCGTTCCAGACCCAGCTCTCGTCCATCATGGAGGTCCTGGTGAAGGCGGCGGTGGCGGAGATCTCCAAACTGGTCGATGACAAATGTGCCTTCCTGCATCTGGAGATCTCCAGGAAGCAGAGTGAGAACGAGCAGCTCAAGAGGAAACTGcagatgatggaggagagaaACGCGCAACAGCAGCGGAGCTTCG AAAACTAtgctgaaggaggaagtgatGGTGGGACCTGCCTGGACCCCACTGGAGAGGTCAAG TTCCCAGAGCTGGAGGACGCCACAGTTTCCTTCACCATCAAAGAGGAGAGTCCAGACGAGGCGCTGTGGATCAGTGACtcagcagaacctggag CGCTGCAGCTCCGCCCTCCAGCGGGCGCAGAGGGGAGCGGACCGTACCAGCCGGAGCACCGGCTCAGCGTTCCTGAGCTGCCGCAGCAGAAGGCACCCGGCTTCAGCGACCCGTTCCACGCCACTGTGGAGGCCGGCAGCCTGCGACTGACCGTCAAGACCGAGAAGGACGTGGAGCGGTCGGGACTCAGTCAGGAGGGCTGCCCGCATTCCACCACGAAAGCCTCCAGCGCTCTCCCCGATTTCTCCCTGGACGATCGCGAGAACCAGCTGTGGTCGTCCATCATCGAAGGCAGCGAGCTGGATGCGGGTTACCCGGACTTCTCCAGTGTGGTGGACGAGTACTCTGCGACCTTCCCCGACCAAGCTGGTGTGGCCTCCGACACGGTGAAGAGTAACGGAGGGTACAGCAGCGAGTACCTGAAGGACATGCAGCCGTCCAGCTTCCCACCCAGACCTCCGGCGGAGCCTTGTGAGCCTGACAGGGGGAGGACGGCGTACGCGGAGCAGCGTGTGGACGGTGAGGCGACCGCTCGAGAGCAGGTGTTCAAGCCACCGCCGCCCCGCGGCTACATGTGCTCACACTGTGGGAAGGCCTTCGCCCGGGTGACCCAGTTCAAGATGCACCAGCAAACCCACAAGAGGAAGCGGGCCTTCTGGTGCACCGTGTGCGGCAAGAACTTCCAGTGCCTGTCCCACCTGAGCATCCACCACCGGACACACACAGGCGAGAAGCCGTACGTCTGCGGCGAGTGTGGCAAGCGCTTCACGCAGCAGAGCAGCCTGCGGGTCCACCAGCGCACGCACAGCGGCGAGCGGCCCTACAGCTGCGGCCAGTGCGGCAAGACCTTCATCCTCATGCACCACCTGAAGAGACACCGCATCATCCACAGCTACAGCTGA
- the pnp5b gene encoding purine nucleoside phosphorylase 5b: MSESESSDSYEECRATADWLLDNTQVRPQVGIVCGSGLGGLAQMLEDPQVFEYSDIPNFPQSTVHGHAGRLVFGTLQGKPCVCMQGRFHLYEGYPVQKITLPMRVFKLMGVKTVFLTNAAGGLNQDYKVGDVMIIKDHINMPGFAGVNPLAGPNDDRFGVRFPCMSDAYDRELRQLALDVGAELGFGPFLKEGVYCVLGGPSFETIAECRMMHILGADAVGMSTSHEVIVARHAGMRCFAMSLISNRAVMDYDSREKANHEEVLETGRLRAEQLERLVSTMIGRLEHNSS; encoded by the exons ATGTCCGAGTCCGAGTCAAG CGACAGCTACGAGGAGTGCCGCGCCACGGCGGACTGGCTGCTGGACAACACGCAAGTGCGCCCCCAGGTGGGGATCGTCTGTGGCTCGGGCCTCGGGGGTCTGGCTCAGATGCTCGAGGACCCGCAGGTCTTTGAATACTCCGACATTCCCAACTTCCCTCAGAGCACAG tgcaCGGCCACGCCGGCCGCCTGGTGTTCGGGACGCTGCAGGGGAAACCCTGCGTGTGCATGCAGGGCAGGTTCCACCTGTATGAAGGCTACCCGGTGCAGAAG ATCACGCTGCCCATGAGGGTCTTCAAGCTGATGGGGGTCAAGACGGTCTTCCTCACCAACGCTGCCGGAGGCCTCAACCAGGACTACAAGGTCGGAGACGTGATGATCATCAAGGACCACATCAACATGCCAGGCTTCGCCGGCGTCAACCCGCTGGCCGGACCCAACGATGACCG GttcggggttcgattcccgtgCATGTCGGACGCGTACGACCGCGAGCTGCGGCAGCTGGCTCTAGACGTCGGCGCGGAGCTGGGCTTTGgtccgttcctgaaggagggcGTGTACTGTGTCCTGGGGGGGCCGTCCTTCGAGACCATCGCCGAGTGTCGCATGATGCACATCCTCGGCGCCGACGCTGTTG GCATGAGCACGTCTCACGAGGTCATCGTCGCCCGCCACGCCGGGATGCGCTGCTTCGCCATGTCGCTCATCTCCAACCGAGCCGTGATGGACTACGACAGCCGCGAGAAGGCGAACCACGAGGAGGTTCTGGAGACCGGCCGGCTCAGGGCCGAGCAgctggagcggctggtgtccacCATGATCGGGCGACTGGAACACAACAGCTCCTGA